A window of Candidatus Hydrogenedentota bacterium genomic DNA:
GGAAGACATGCTCGCGGCCATCGGGATTACCAGTATAGACGAGCTGTTCAGGAGCATTCCCGGCCATCTCCGGGCGAAATCATGGGATTTGCCCGAAGGGCTCTCCGAAATGGCTGTACGCGCCACGCTGGCGGGGATGGCCGCCCGGAACAACGGTTCCAACGTGTGCTTCCTGGGCGGCGGCTACTACGACCATTTTGTGCCGGCGGCGATCGACGCGCTCACCGCGCGCGGCGAGTTCGCGACCGCATACACCCCTTACCAGCCCGAGGCCGCCCAGGGAACGCTCCAGAGCATCTACGAGTATCAGTCCGCCATATGCCGGTTAACGGAAATGGACTTTGCCAACGCGTCGCTCTACGACGGGGGCACCGCGGTCTTCGAGGCCGCGGCCATGTCCGTGCGGGTTACGCACCGGTCCCGCATCGTGTGCCACGAGTCGCTCAATCCCTTCTACCGCCAGATACTCGCCACGCAGACCGCCAACCTCGGGCTCGAGTTTCGTGACGGCAGCGATCCCTCCGATGCGGCGTGTGTGATCGTCCAGAATCCATCGTTTCTTGGCGACATATGCGATTTCGCGCCGCTTGCCCGGCAATGCCATGATGCCGGGGCGCTGCTGGTAGTGTCCTTCTACCCGCTGTCATTGGGCCTTCTTAAGACTCCGGGCGCCATGGGCGCCGACATCGCCGTTGCCGAAGGGCAGAGTCTGGGCGTGCCGTTGAGTTTTGGCGGGCCCTATCTGGGAATTCTGGCCACGCGTAAGCAGCACATCCGCCGTATGCCCGGCCGGTTGGCCGCCGCCACCGAGGACGGCCAGGGCCGCCGCGGGTTCGTGTTGACTCTCCAGGCCCGCGAACAGCACATCCGCCGCGAGAAAGCCATGTCGAACATCTGCTCGAACGAGGCGCTCGTGGCGTTGCGCGCACTGATTTACCTGTGTCTTCTGGGCAAGCAAGGACTGCGCGAAGCAGCCACGCATTGTCACTCAAAAGCCGAGTACCTCAAGAAGCGCCTGGGTTTTCTCGAGTTCCTTAGCGAGCATCCCACGTTCAACGAGTTCGCCGTGCGGCTGCCGCGCAACGCCGAAGATGTCTGCGCCGATTTAGCCGGACGCGGCTTCTTGGCCGGCCTGCCGCTGCATGCTGTCGGAAAAGGAAAGGATACGGACCTTCTCATCGCGGTTACCGAAAAGCGGACCCGTGCGGAACTCGACGCGTTTGCAGACGCCCTCGCCCGGGCCTCCCGTTAACCGGTATCAGATATGGAGCCATTTCATGGAATTGATATTCGAGAAGTCACGCGAGGGTCGAAGAGCCATCATGTTCGGCGCCCTGGACGTGCCTGAAACGTCGCCTCCCGCTGAGTTGTGCCGCCAGGAACCCGCTGCATTGCCCGAAGTCAGCGAACTCGATGTCGTGCGGCACTTTTCGCGGTTGTCTCACCGCAATTTCGGCGTGGATACCCATTTTTACCCGTTGGGCTCGTGTACCATGAAATACAACCCGAAGTTGGCCGAAGCGGCGGCGGGGGAGCCCGGCTTTCTTTCGCTGCACCCCCATCTGGCATCGTCTCGGGCCATGTGGCCATTATGCCAGGGGGCGTTCGAGCTGATCTTCGAGCTCGAACGGCTGCTTGCGGAGATTGCGGGCATGCGCGAGGTCAGCCTGCAGCCCATTGCCGGAGCCCACGGCGAACTCACGGGCACGCTCCTGATCGCGGCGTATCATCGAGCGAGGGGCAACAAGAAAGACACGATCCTGGTACCCGACTCGGCCCACGGCACCAACCCTGCTAGCGCCGCGATAGCGGGGTTCAAGGTCGCGGAGGTCCCGTCCCTTCCGGACGGCACGCTTGACGTCGAGGCGTTAAAGGAGAAGCTGGACCAGTCCGTGGCGGGCGTCATGCTGACTTGTCCCAACACCCACGGCTTGTTCGAGCCCCGGGTCCACGAAATCGCCGCGCTAGCCCATGCCGCGGATGCGCTCATGTACTACGACGGCGCCAACCTCAACGCCATCATCGGCGAGTGCCGGCCCGGCGACCTTGGTTTCGATGTGATGCACTTCAACCTGCACAAGACCTTCGCCACGCCCCACGGCATGGGCGGCCCCGGCGCGGGCCCCGTCGGAGTCGGGGAAAAGCTTGTGGACTTCCTGCCGGGACCGCGCGTGGTACGCGAAGGAGACGCCTTCGGCCTGGCCATGCCGGAGAAGTCCATCGGAAAGGTGTCTCCTTTTTTTGGCAATTTCATGATTGGGGTGCGGGCATACGCCTATATCCTGCATCTGGGCTCGAACGGCTTGCGGGACGTCGCGCGCCATGCCGTTTTGAACGCCAACTACGTGAGTGCGCGGCTCAAAGAGGCTTTCGAGCCCGCTTTTGCAGGGCCGTTCATGCATGAATGCGTGTTTTCGGCCGCGCAGCAGGCCAGGCACGGAATCCGGGCGCTCGATTTCGCCAAAGCCCTTCTTGATCGGGGGTTTCATGCGCCTACCGTCTATTTCCCCCTGACGGTCAAGGAAAGCATGATGATCGAGCCCACGGAGACCGAATCCAAAGAAACCCTGGATGCATTCTGCGAGGCGCTGCTCGAGCTCGCCCGGATGGCGGAAGTGAATCCCGAGACTCTTCACGAAGCGCCCGTGTCTCTTCCCGTCGGCCGTCTTGACGAAGTGCGGGCCGCGCGTGAACTCAACTGCAGGGTCTAGCCCCGCCATGCGCGTGCTCGACCTCTCGTTTCACGCTCCCGCATCCAATCTCGCGCTGGACGAGGTGCTTCTCAATTCGGCCGAACGGGGCATTGCCGGGGAGAGCCTCCGTTTCTGGGAGAGCCCGGTCCCGTTCGTGGTCGTGGGCGTGTCGCAACGTATCCTCGCCGAAGTGCGTCACGAGGCTTGTGTCCGAGACGGGGTGCCTGTCTTGAGGCGTTGTTCGGCGGGGGGGTGCGTGTTGCAGGGGCCAGGCTCCCTGAACCTCAGTCTGGTCCTCTCCTATGATCGGCACCCCTCGCTCCGAAACATCCGTGATTCCTACTGCCATATTCTCGGCCGCCTCAGGGAGGCGCTTGAAACACGCGGGGTGCGAGCCTCGCTCGAGGGCATTTCAGACCTCGCCGTGGAGGGTCTGAAGGTTTCGGGCAACGCGCAGAAACGCCGGAAACACTTTTTTCTCCACCACGGCACGTTTCTGTACCACGTCGATTGGCAGTCCATGGGGCGTTACCTGCGCGAACCCCAAGAGCGGCCGGCCTACCGCGGCGCGCGGTCCCACAGCGCATTTGTGTCGACGCTGCCCCTGGGTCCTCACGAATTGCGTGGCGCTATACGCGACGCGTTCGAGGCCCATTCAGCCGACGTCGAGCCGCTGCCCATCGAATTTCTTGAAGTCCGGGAGATCGCCTCGCGCAAGTACAGTGAATATTCCTGGACCTACCGCCGATAACA
This region includes:
- the gcvPB gene encoding aminomethyl-transferring glycine dehydrogenase subunit GcvPB; this encodes MELIFEKSREGRRAIMFGALDVPETSPPAELCRQEPAALPEVSELDVVRHFSRLSHRNFGVDTHFYPLGSCTMKYNPKLAEAAAGEPGFLSLHPHLASSRAMWPLCQGAFELIFELERLLAEIAGMREVSLQPIAGAHGELTGTLLIAAYHRARGNKKDTILVPDSAHGTNPASAAIAGFKVAEVPSLPDGTLDVEALKEKLDQSVAGVMLTCPNTHGLFEPRVHEIAALAHAADALMYYDGANLNAIIGECRPGDLGFDVMHFNLHKTFATPHGMGGPGAGPVGVGEKLVDFLPGPRVVREGDAFGLAMPEKSIGKVSPFFGNFMIGVRAYAYILHLGSNGLRDVARHAVLNANYVSARLKEAFEPAFAGPFMHECVFSAAQQARHGIRALDFAKALLDRGFHAPTVYFPLTVKESMMIEPTETESKETLDAFCEALLELARMAEVNPETLHEAPVSLPVGRLDEVRAARELNCRV
- the gcvPA gene encoding aminomethyl-transferring glycine dehydrogenase subunit GcvPA; translated protein: MSFIPTTQAEQEDMLAAIGITSIDELFRSIPGHLRAKSWDLPEGLSEMAVRATLAGMAARNNGSNVCFLGGGYYDHFVPAAIDALTARGEFATAYTPYQPEAAQGTLQSIYEYQSAICRLTEMDFANASLYDGGTAVFEAAAMSVRVTHRSRIVCHESLNPFYRQILATQTANLGLEFRDGSDPSDAACVIVQNPSFLGDICDFAPLARQCHDAGALLVVSFYPLSLGLLKTPGAMGADIAVAEGQSLGVPLSFGGPYLGILATRKQHIRRMPGRLAAATEDGQGRRGFVLTLQAREQHIRREKAMSNICSNEALVALRALIYLCLLGKQGLREAATHCHSKAEYLKKRLGFLEFLSEHPTFNEFAVRLPRNAEDVCADLAGRGFLAGLPLHAVGKGKDTDLLIAVTEKRTRAELDAFADALARASR
- a CDS encoding lipoate--protein ligase family protein, whose product is MNSTAGSSPAMRVLDLSFHAPASNLALDEVLLNSAERGIAGESLRFWESPVPFVVVGVSQRILAEVRHEACVRDGVPVLRRCSAGGCVLQGPGSLNLSLVLSYDRHPSLRNIRDSYCHILGRLREALETRGVRASLEGISDLAVEGLKVSGNAQKRRKHFFLHHGTFLYHVDWQSMGRYLREPQERPAYRGARSHSAFVSTLPLGPHELRGAIRDAFEAHSADVEPLPIEFLEVREIASRKYSEYSWTYRR